In a single window of the Sebaldella sp. S0638 genome:
- a CDS encoding MurR/RpiR family transcriptional regulator, with protein sequence MKVLDDNLFNKINSLKKSFTASETKVFNYIEKNPENVVCMNIRELSDAIETGETTIIRFCKKTGFKGYNDFKISLVSSLSKEKQTNKHKIDILADENYNSIAESIYNNSFNVLKDTLSLINNEVLDKCINLINSARHIEFIGIGHSNLTAQDAKYKFLRIGKSVAAHSDPHLFKMAASISDKDDVILGISQTGETKEVIESLQSGKMRGAKTIAITNNDKTEITKYADYVLLNGFNEELFETGSFSERMSQLFIIELLYLGVLSKNKDKAMELKDLTIKAVT encoded by the coding sequence ATGAAAGTATTGGATGATAATTTATTTAATAAAATCAATAGTTTGAAGAAGAGCTTTACTGCCTCTGAGACAAAAGTATTTAACTATATCGAAAAGAATCCTGAAAATGTGGTATGTATGAATATAAGAGAACTATCAGATGCAATAGAAACCGGTGAAACAACAATTATCAGATTTTGTAAGAAAACAGGGTTCAAAGGTTATAATGACTTCAAGATATCGCTGGTCAGCAGTCTCAGCAAAGAAAAGCAGACTAATAAACATAAGATCGATATCCTCGCAGATGAAAACTATAATTCTATAGCAGAAAGTATCTATAATAACTCGTTTAATGTGCTGAAAGATACCTTGAGCCTTATTAATAACGAAGTACTGGATAAATGTATAAATCTTATTAATAGTGCAAGACATATAGAGTTTATCGGAATAGGGCATTCGAATCTTACTGCACAGGATGCAAAGTATAAATTTCTGAGGATAGGAAAAAGCGTTGCTGCACATTCTGATCCGCACTTATTTAAGATGGCTGCATCTATCTCAGATAAAGACGATGTTATCTTGGGAATATCACAGACAGGTGAAACAAAAGAAGTAATAGAATCATTGCAGAGCGGTAAAATGAGAGGTGCTAAGACCATAGCAATCACAAATAATGATAAAACAGAGATTACCAAATATGCAGATTATGTCTTGCTGAATGGTTTTAATGAGGAGCTTTTTGAGACAGGATCATTTTCTGAAAGGATGTCTCAGCTTTTTATTATAGAACTTTTATATCTGGGAGTGCTTTCCAAGAATAAAGATAAGGCTATGGAACTAAAAGATCTGACAATAAAAGCAGTAACATAA
- a CDS encoding ATP-binding cassette domain-containing protein, with product MNILEVNDLNVYYGAIHAIKDISFEIKKGEIVTLIGANGAGKTSTLHAISGLLTPKSGEISLNGMNITNKEAHKLLGLGMAHVPEGRRIFTNLTVMENLEMGAYIRNDKDKIKKDLNNIFDMFPRLAERKKQLAGTMSGGEQQMLAIARALMSRPELLLMDEPSMGLAPILVQEIFKNIEKINKENNVTILLVEQNAHMALSIANRAYVLETGRIIMSGDANELANNEDIKKAYLGG from the coding sequence GTGAATATTTTAGAAGTAAATGATTTAAATGTTTATTACGGTGCCATTCATGCCATAAAAGACATATCATTTGAAATAAAAAAGGGTGAAATAGTTACTCTTATAGGTGCCAACGGTGCCGGTAAGACTTCTACCCTTCATGCTATTTCCGGGCTGCTTACACCTAAGTCCGGTGAAATATCATTAAACGGTATGAATATTACCAATAAAGAGGCTCATAAACTCCTTGGTCTGGGTATGGCACATGTTCCTGAAGGCAGAAGAATCTTTACCAATCTTACTGTTATGGAAAATCTTGAGATGGGAGCCTATATCAGAAACGACAAAGATAAAATAAAAAAAGACCTTAACAATATATTTGATATGTTTCCAAGACTTGCGGAAAGAAAAAAGCAGCTTGCAGGTACTATGAGCGGCGGAGAACAGCAGATGCTCGCTATAGCAAGAGCTTTGATGTCACGTCCGGAACTGCTTCTTATGGATGAACCTTCTATGGGGCTGGCTCCTATTCTGGTTCAGGAAATTTTCAAAAATATAGAAAAAATAAATAAGGAAAATAATGTTACAATACTTCTTGTTGAACAAAATGCACATATGGCTTTATCTATAGCAAACAGGGCTTATGTTCTGGAAACCGGCAGAATAATCATGTCTGGTGACGCTAATGAACTTGCCAATAATGAAGATATTAAAAAAGCTTATTTAGGCGGATAA
- a CDS encoding ABC transporter ATP-binding protein, protein MSLLETEHLCISFGGLKAVDDVNITLNDKELIGLIGPNGAGKTTLFNLLTGVYKPTSGSVRVNGAETEKLSTPQIINLGLARTFQNIRLFKNLSVLDNVKLALDSSLKYSVLTATLRLPKYWKEEKSADERALDFLKIFDLDKVSDVLAGNLSYGQQRKLEIARALATSPKLLLLDEPAAGMNPQETKELMETIQLIRDKFEIAILLIEHDMDLVMGICERLYVLNFGKIIAQGTPVEIQNNPEVITAYLGE, encoded by the coding sequence ATGTCTTTATTAGAAACGGAGCACTTATGTATATCCTTTGGAGGACTAAAAGCAGTTGACGATGTTAACATAACACTTAACGATAAAGAATTAATCGGACTTATAGGGCCGAACGGTGCCGGCAAAACTACACTTTTTAATCTTTTAACCGGTGTTTATAAGCCTACCAGCGGCAGTGTGAGAGTAAACGGTGCAGAGACAGAAAAGCTTTCTACCCCGCAGATCATAAACCTCGGTCTGGCGAGAACTTTTCAGAACATAAGATTATTTAAGAATCTTTCCGTTCTTGATAATGTTAAGCTGGCTCTGGACAGCAGTCTGAAGTATTCTGTACTTACAGCTACCCTGAGACTTCCTAAATACTGGAAAGAAGAAAAAAGCGCTGATGAAAGAGCTTTGGATTTTCTGAAAATATTTGATCTTGATAAAGTATCTGATGTATTAGCCGGGAATCTTTCATACGGTCAGCAGAGAAAACTGGAAATTGCAAGAGCACTGGCAACCAGTCCGAAACTGCTGCTTCTTGATGAACCTGCTGCAGGAATGAATCCTCAGGAAACAAAAGAATTAATGGAAACTATTCAGCTGATAAGGGATAAATTTGAAATTGCTATTTTACTTATTGAACATGATATGGATCTGGTAATGGGAATATGTGAAAGACTGTATGTGTTGAATTTTGGAAAAATTATTGCACAGGGTACGCCTGTGGAAATTCAGAATAATCCTGAGGTTATAACAGCTTATCTCGGAGAATAA
- a CDS encoding branched-chain amino acid ABC transporter permease, with protein MDKKNIRKLTYILSAVLIVILFFLLQIIVQINSYYSTILCNIFIYVLFAVSLNITVGLMGQLSLGHAGFIAVGAYSSVMFTKYVFTSVPNDAVRLILGCIIGGLFAALFGFLVGIPILRLKGDYLAIITLAFGEMIKFTIQNLDFLGGAAGIRRIPQITTFTSIFWIVVVSIIIITMMMTSKYGRLVLSIREDEIAAENIGIPINKIKLFGFTVSALFAGVGGALLAHSYPTLEPLQFNFVFSIDILVMVVLGGLGSITGAIVSASLLTILNESLRSFANFFPSNIGMYVQQGRYAFYALVLIFIMIFRPSGLLGTGELKISSIIRRLFSGKKKNEARKG; from the coding sequence ATGGATAAAAAAAATATAAGAAAATTGACATATATACTCTCTGCTGTGCTTATCGTGATTTTATTTTTCCTTTTACAGATTATAGTACAGATTAATTCTTATTACTCTACTATTTTATGTAATATATTTATTTATGTATTATTTGCAGTAAGTCTGAATATTACTGTCGGACTTATGGGACAGCTGAGTCTGGGTCATGCGGGATTTATCGCAGTGGGAGCATACAGCAGTGTCATGTTTACAAAATATGTGTTTACTTCTGTACCTAACGATGCTGTGAGATTAATACTGGGCTGTATTATAGGGGGTCTGTTTGCAGCTTTATTCGGGTTCCTTGTAGGTATCCCTATTCTCAGACTAAAAGGCGACTATCTGGCAATAATCACACTTGCATTCGGCGAGATGATAAAGTTCACTATCCAAAACCTTGATTTTCTGGGAGGAGCAGCAGGAATAAGAAGAATCCCGCAGATTACTACATTTACATCTATTTTTTGGATTGTTGTAGTTTCTATTATTATTATAACCATGATGATGACCTCAAAATACGGAAGACTTGTTCTTTCCATAAGAGAAGATGAAATAGCAGCAGAAAATATAGGAATTCCTATCAATAAAATAAAGCTTTTCGGCTTTACGGTATCTGCTTTATTCGCGGGTGTAGGCGGTGCTCTTCTGGCACACAGCTACCCCACTCTGGAACCGCTCCAGTTTAACTTTGTATTCTCTATTGATATACTGGTAATGGTTGTTTTAGGCGGTCTTGGAAGTATTACAGGTGCTATCGTTTCAGCATCGCTTCTTACAATTCTGAATGAATCACTAAGAAGTTTTGCAAATTTTTTCCCTTCAAATATCGGAATGTATGTACAGCAGGGAAGATATGCTTTTTACGCACTGGTATTGATTTTCATTATGATATTCAGACCAAGCGGACTTCTGGGTACTGGTGAATTAAAGATCAGCAGTATTATAAGAAGACTTTTTTCAGGAAAAAAGAAAAATGAAGCGAGAAAGGGGTAA
- a CDS encoding branched-chain amino acid ABC transporter permease produces MLKTFLEQVINGLQVGSIYALIALGYTMVYGIVKLINFAHGDILMVGAYTAFTCVTKYNMPLIVAILVSVIVCSLLGVLIDRLAYKPLRNSPRISALITAIGVSFFLESVFLVFQGADSKVIPQDKIPFYLSSATINIGSIRISYLTLVTIFSTIICMLVLNFFIKNTKLGKATRAVSEDHNAARLMGINVNSTISITFAIGSALGALGGVLYSLTYPQIEPYMGMMPGLKAFIAAVFGGIGSIPGAMIGGYLMGLIENFSKAYISSTWANVIVFGILILILVFKPSGLLGKNIKEKV; encoded by the coding sequence ATTTTAAAAACTTTCCTTGAGCAAGTGATAAACGGATTACAGGTTGGAAGCATTTATGCACTTATTGCTCTTGGATATACAATGGTTTACGGTATCGTAAAACTAATAAATTTTGCACACGGCGATATATTAATGGTTGGCGCCTATACGGCTTTTACATGTGTAACCAAATACAATATGCCTTTAATCGTAGCTATCCTAGTATCTGTAATTGTTTGTTCATTACTGGGTGTGCTTATTGACCGTCTTGCATATAAACCCCTTAGAAATTCCCCAAGAATCTCGGCACTTATTACGGCAATCGGTGTGAGTTTCTTTCTGGAAAGTGTTTTTCTCGTATTTCAGGGAGCTGATTCCAAGGTTATACCGCAGGATAAAATTCCTTTTTATCTTTCAAGTGCTACTATTAATATAGGATCAATCAGAATTAGTTATCTTACACTGGTTACTATTTTTTCTACTATTATCTGTATGCTTGTGCTGAACTTCTTTATTAAAAATACAAAATTAGGAAAAGCTACAAGAGCTGTTTCTGAAGATCATAACGCTGCAAGACTTATGGGAATCAATGTTAACTCTACTATAAGCATTACTTTTGCTATTGGTTCTGCACTTGGTGCATTAGGCGGAGTTCTTTACAGCCTTACATATCCACAAATAGAACCATATATGGGAATGATGCCGGGACTGAAAGCATTTATCGCGGCGGTATTCGGCGGTATCGGAAGTATTCCCGGAGCCATGATCGGCGGATATCTTATGGGACTTATAGAGAATTTTTCCAAAGCTTATATCTCGTCTACATGGGCTAACGTTATAGTTTTCGGAATTCTTATTCTGATACTTGTATTTAAACCCAGCGGACTGCTTGGTAAAAATATAAAAGAGAAAGTATAG
- a CDS encoding ABC transporter substrate-binding protein, with the protein MKKLFSLLAIATLTLVSCGKKADTAAAGTETKTEEKTVVKIGFIGPLTGGVAQYGIATKEGIELKIEEINAQGGINGKKLELISVDDKGDAKEAVNAYKKLVSNDKVDMIIGAVTSVPSNAIAELAEKDKVPMISPTGTNIDITGGKKYVFRTTFTDPFQGAVMGRYATAKGFKKIAVLTNKSDDYSTGLSQSFIEEAKKGGAEIIESSYTKEDKDFKSILTNIKNANVDAIYIPDYYETIGLIATQAKELGITAQYLGGDGWDGVQTNFAAVTNGALFVSQYAANDESSLVQNFIKAYNDKYKKDPILFAALGYDTVDIIVNALKNAKDSSSDALVDALKATDLELVTGKLVFDENNDPKKIADIIEIKDGKLTLKEKAE; encoded by the coding sequence ATGAAAAAGCTATTTTCATTACTGGCTATAGCTACATTGACTTTAGTCAGCTGCGGGAAAAAAGCTGATACAGCTGCTGCCGGTACCGAAACAAAAACTGAGGAAAAAACTGTCGTTAAGATAGGTTTCATCGGACCGCTCACAGGAGGCGTTGCCCAATATGGAATAGCCACTAAAGAGGGAATCGAATTAAAAATTGAGGAAATTAATGCTCAGGGTGGAATAAACGGTAAAAAGCTGGAACTTATCAGTGTAGATGACAAAGGTGATGCTAAAGAAGCTGTTAATGCATATAAAAAACTGGTTTCTAACGATAAAGTAGATATGATTATAGGAGCAGTTACTTCTGTTCCGTCAAATGCAATTGCAGAACTTGCTGAAAAAGATAAAGTACCTATGATTAGTCCTACTGGAACTAACATTGACATAACAGGCGGAAAAAAATATGTATTCAGAACTACTTTTACTGATCCTTTCCAAGGTGCTGTAATGGGTAGATATGCTACTGCAAAAGGGTTCAAAAAAATAGCAGTGCTTACTAATAAATCAGATGATTATTCTACAGGACTTTCACAGTCGTTTATAGAAGAAGCTAAAAAAGGCGGAGCCGAAATCATAGAAAGTTCTTATACTAAAGAAGACAAAGATTTCAAATCTATCCTTACTAACATAAAAAATGCCAATGTAGATGCTATCTATATTCCTGATTACTACGAAACTATCGGTCTTATTGCTACACAGGCAAAAGAACTTGGTATTACTGCACAGTATTTAGGAGGAGACGGATGGGACGGAGTTCAGACTAACTTTGCAGCTGTTACTAACGGTGCATTATTTGTAAGCCAGTATGCTGCTAATGATGAAAGTTCTCTTGTTCAGAATTTCATAAAAGCATATAACGACAAATATAAAAAAGATCCTATTTTATTCGCTGCTTTAGGTTATGATACTGTTGATATTATCGTAAATGCTCTTAAAAATGCAAAAGATTCTTCATCAGATGCATTGGTAGATGCACTTAAAGCTACTGATTTAGAGCTTGTTACTGGTAAACTCGTTTTTGATGAAAATAATGATCCTAAGAAAATAGCTGATATTATCGAAATCAAAGATGGTAAATTAACTCTAAAAGAAAAAGCTGAGTAA